GGCGGCGCAGTCGCCGGTCGCGGTCCAGGCCCCGCGTCGAGGCGAGCCTGCGGGCGACCAGCTCGCGCGCCGTCTCCTCCTCCTGATCGGAGTCGAGCTGCCCGACCGCCTCGTCGATCAGGGCGGATTCCACGCCCTTGGTGCGCAGCTCCCGCGCAAGTGCGCGCCTGGCAAGCCCCCTGCCGTGGTGCCGGGACTCCACCCACGCGTCCGCGAAGGCCGCGTCATTGATCAGTCCCACATCCTCGAAGCGCGAGAGAACCTCCTCGGCCACCTCCGAGGGGATCTCACGCTTGTGCAGCGCGTCCGCGAGCTGCTTACGGGTGCGTGGGGTCCCGGTGAGCAGACGCAGGCAGATCGCCCGCGCCCGCTCCGCCGGGTCCTGGGGCGACAGCTCCTTCTCGGCCCTCGACGAGGAGGCGCTGTCACCCGGCCATTCGGTTCGCCGGGCCATGGCTCAGCCCTTGGCCGCCGCCGACTTGGCCGACTTGGCCTTCGAGGCGGGCGCGGCCACCGACTTCGCCGCGTCCTCGGCCGGAGCCGCCGCACCGGTGCCGGCGGCGTCCGCGCCGGGCTCGGCCGCAGGGGCCTGTGGCCTCACGCCGACGCCCAGCTTCCCCTTGATCTTCTTCTCGATCTCATTGGCGAGATCGGGGTTGTCCTTGAGGAAGTTGCGGGCGTTCTCCTTGCCCTGGCCCAGCTGGTCACCCTCGTACGTGTACCAGGCGCCGGCCTTGCGGACGAAGCCGTGCTCCACGCCCATGTCGATCAGACCGCCCTCACGGCTGATGCCCTGGCCGTAGAGGATGTCGAACTCGGCCTGCTTGAAGGGCGG
This window of the Streptomyces sp. SLBN-118 genome carries:
- the recX gene encoding recombination regulator RecX, which gives rise to MARRTEWPGDSASSSRAEKELSPQDPAERARAICLRLLTGTPRTRKQLADALHKREIPSEVAEEVLSRFEDVGLINDAAFADAWVESRHHGRGLARRALARELRTKGVESALIDEAVGQLDSDQEEETARELVARRLASTRGLDRDRRLRRLAGMLARKGYPEGMALRVVKRALEEEGEDLGGWPEEGGI